In the genome of Arthrobacter alpinus, the window CATGGTCTTTGGCTTCGACGGCTTCGGCAACCAGCTGGCTGCGCCGTTCCTCGCTTACACCATTTTGTGGGTTTCCACCTGGCTCCCCAGCCCCAAGATTGTCATGAACAACGACGTCTCCTATGGTGCCTACATTTATGCATTCCCCGTCCAACAACTGCTGGCCGTATTCGGCGCCTACCACTGGGGAGTGTGGTGGTTCACTCTCGCTGCGCTCGTTGCGACGATGCCCCTGGCCATCGCCAGCTGGCTGGCGGTTGAGCAGCCCGTCATGCGACTAGCGCGTCGCAGAGTCTAACTGGCGAGGAGCCGACTTCTTTCGACTTTAGGACGCCACTCGAGGCCCGGAAACACCTCTAAGGCCGTCTCGCACACCCGCCATGGCCGAGGTCAATCGAGGTCCGCGGTCAGGTGCCAGCGTCGTTACGATGGCGAGGTGCCGATAGTCGGCCAAGATTCCCTTGAGCGCCCAGCCCGGTTGGGATCGCCAGTATCGGCGAACCAGCAAAAGTCGGTTGCGGAAGATGTAGTAATACCGGTAACTTGCGGCAGTTCGAACCGGCAGGTTTCTTCCAAGGACTGAGATCTTGATTCCGAAAATCGACGCCGGAACCATGGCACCCAGTGCGTGGTCAAGTGTCGCATCAGAGGCCACGATTGATTCTTGGGCGTCCAGTCGCGCACGCAAATAGTACTCGGTGTCCACACCGTCAATAAAGAGCTCGTCCATCAGCAATCCGAGAGAATCAAGGACCTCGACAGGTATCAGCAAGCCTGACTGTATGGGTTCACCGCCCAAGACGGTGCCGTCGATATTTCCGCGACGCCGTGTCGGGATGCCGCTGATGTTTCCAGGTGCCACCATGGCCACTCGAATTGATTTCGCCATGGCGGACTCGTAGGCCGCCAACAGTTTGCTTGTATAGCCAGGCTCCAAGCGTGAATCCTGGTCCATGGTCATGATGAAT includes:
- a CDS encoding glycosyltransferase, translated to MQIKSPVTAVISLYNPNDEAVSNCAALIEQVGHVVAVDDGSPQDTSEILGRLENLGATVVRMRRNSGIASALNAGIRAARAHPSNPRFIMTMDQDSRLEPGYTSKLLAAYESAMAKSIRVAMVAPGNISGIPTRRRGNIDGTVLGGEPIQSGLLIPVEVLDSLGLLMDELFIDGVDTEYYLRARLDAQESIVASDATLDHALGAMVPASIFGIKISVLGRNLPVRTAASYRYYYIFRNRLLLVRRYWRSQPGWALKGILADYRHLAIVTTLAPDRGPRLTSAMAGVRDGLRGVSGPRVAS